The Salicibibacter halophilus DNA window GGGGAACCTGACATATGAAATCCGAGTTCAAACATTGTTTCATGAATATCTTCCCCGCGGACGAGACCGAAAATCTGGGTATCCCCGTAAATATCACCGACTTCATCAGGGGTTAACCCGCGAACGCCTGATTCGGTCATGTGCTGCAAGCGGTTGGGTTCATCCAATATCGTAAATTGATCTTCCTCTCCTTGCCAGATCGGAGACCAATCATTAGGAGCTTCCCCAACTTCATAATCCGTAAAATCGGTGGCGTACTGTTCCGGGTCGGATACATCAGGGGTGTCCGGCCAATACTTAGGCAAATCGTAGAAATCATCGCCATCAAGGTCATAGATCGATCCATCTGCCATATGATCGAGAATGCCCCATAACCCGTCTTCGATAAGGTCAATCGTTTCTTGATCGTAAGGTGTTTCAGGTTGTTGTCCGGGCATTTCGAATAAGACTGTACCGGTTCCGTTAAGGGCGAACGCATGTCTGGCTTGGCCGGGGAGATCCCGTGTTGAATGATGCACATAACGTGCTAACCCCGGTTCAATGTCATTCTCCGCACGCTCATTTACGCCGTTTGCTGCTGCCAGGGCATAACGTCTTGATTTATCTTGATCCCACTCGGTGTATTCATCGTACCTTGGGTTTTCATCCGGTCCTAATGCCGGATAATCCAAAGCGATTGTTACATCTTGATCGGTGCCTTCGATCTGATTATCTGCTCCCATTTGATGGAGATCAACGTAGGAATCGACCTCACCAAACTCCTCTTTAAGGTCTTCGTACAAATCCGTTAGTATTTGCGATTCGTTGGTCAAAAAGAAACCAAAATGCGCGGTTGTGCCGGGAAGATCAACCATTTGCGGTTCATAATCAAGATCAGCGTTAAAATCACGATTGATATCAAAGCCTGGAAGGTTTTCGTTAAAGTTCCAGGCCGGTTCTGCGCCTTCGATTTGAGGATGATTCTCTTCAACTTCATCCCAGGTAATGTCATTTTGTCGTTGCACGAGTTCAGCGCCATCGGGATTGAACTTAGGTACGGCAACAACGGTTATTTCATCCAAAATCTGCTGCACATCTTCACTATCGTCTGTAGCCAGCGTGTCGAGCAAAGGGACTAATGCCTCGGTTCCGAAATGTTCATTTCCATGGATTTCACTCGTGATCAGGACCACTTGATCGCCGCTTCCAATACGCGCGGAGTAAATATCACGATTTTGTTGGCTTTGCCCAAGTACGTCCACCTCGAGTTCGCCATCACTTTCCTCTTCCATCCGTTCCAATTCCGGCAATAAATCATCATACCGAATCCAGTCAGAAGGGTCGTAGTCGTCATCAATTGTCATCGCAGCACCTTCATCTTCTTCTTCCATTTCATTGATTTCTTCCATAGCTTCAATGGCTTCGACTGGGTCGACCGTTTCTTCCCTTTCGTTTTCATCTTGCGCGTTCAAATGATTTGTTGGCACCATTAATAAAAGGAAAACAAACGGAGTCATCTTTATCCAAGTATTCTTTTGCCATCCTTTCTTCATTTCATAACCTCCTGAAGTTGACATAAATAAACGCAGGAAAATTCAGAATAATAAATGGCTACTAAAAGATCCGCAATTTTAATTTTCATGAGGGAATATTAGTGTGCGATGGAGACCTTCGCTCGCTTGCTCGGTCACGTTTTCTGTCCATGTAAGTGAAAAGACGATCGCCAATAATAAAGAGACAACACTAAGTTTTTTCATTGATATCTTCCCTCCTTATTTCCTACATAGTATAATAATGGAAAAATATATCCAATAATGAATACATTATCTACTTCAAGAACAAAAGAGAATACTAGATGCTATTTTTCAATTACTCCATTTTTTGCATAAATTATGAAAATATTAATAAAAGGAGAATGCCTATGTTTTTAACGTCTTTAGGTAATGAAATTGAGCGATTAAGAACAAGGAAGGGGATCACACAGAATCAATTGGCGAAGGGGATTTGCAGCCAATCTACAATTAGTATCATAGAGAAAGGCCAGGCAGCGCCCGGTACGGATATCCTTCATTATCTTTCATTAAAATTGGGGAAGCCAATTAGCTATTTTATTAACATTATGAGGCATGATAATCCAACTTATATTGAAGATACCATTCAGTATATTGAAGTGTTGAATAAGAACCACGACTATCAAGAATTATTCACGCTCACAAAAGGGATGGTAAGAGAGCCTGTTAAGGATTTATGGTTCATGGTTCTTATACGCTCCCAATACTACTATTCCGCTTTTATGTTGGAAAAGATAAGTGGAGAGGCGTGTAACAAACATCTCATCCAATTGCTAAAAGAAAATAAGGATCACGCGGAATTACGTCAGGATTA harbors:
- a CDS encoding helix-turn-helix domain-containing protein encodes the protein MFLTSLGNEIERLRTRKGITQNQLAKGICSQSTISIIEKGQAAPGTDILHYLSLKLGKPISYFINIMRHDNPTYIEDTIQYIEVLNKNHDYQELFTLTKGMVREPVKDLWFMVLIRSQYYYSAFMLEKISGEACNKHLIQLLKENKDHAELRQDYLDIRITNTIALVYSYIKKYETSNRYYTKALLLIEEINSTHHENQHLSVLTIKILFNQAKTYYDQGLVPDALETVEEAIRKSIMHENMSYIGHLFVYKGLCYERMAEPKASIQAIYKEAFYFLELLNRRFHAETLLKEKSEFIHEGD